Proteins from one Malania oleifera isolate guangnan ecotype guangnan chromosome 4, ASM2987363v1, whole genome shotgun sequence genomic window:
- the LOC131154443 gene encoding uncharacterized protein LOC131154443: MKAFKSWRWLWRKRNAFSDGGKCGFKMKQLPFMGILCTVMLVIVYRTTNYQYQQTQMETKMQPFGTVKESLITSLGLKSLPHGIIHARSDLELRPLWSTSSSRSKPDVYSHRNLLAIAVGIKQKHNVDAMVRKFLPENFTITLFHYDGNVDGWWDLDWSNQAVHIVAQNQTKWWFAKRFLHPDIVSIYDYIFLWDEDLGVENFHPGRYLDIMRSEELEISQPALDANSTEIHHRLTLRKRTKKFHRRVYEIRGSIKCVNTSQGPPCTGWVEGMAPVFSKSAWYCTWHLIQNDLVHGWGLDMKLGYCAQGDRTKKVGIIDSEYIVHQGIQTLGGPSAKKTPRESTPEESAKRHGGVSVDARSEIRRQSTWELQTFKQRWEKAVKEDKFWVDPFRRSQRRHN; encoded by the exons ATGAAGGCATTCAAATCGTGGCGATGGCTATGGAGAAAAAGAAACGCCTTCTCTGATGGG GGAAAATGCGGTTTCAAGATGAAGCAATTACCTTTTATGGGAATTTTGTGTACAGTAATGTTGGTTATTGTATATAGAACCACAAATTATCAATATCAGCAGACACAG ATGGAGACAAAAATGCAGCCATTTGGCACAGTAAAG GAATCTCTTATTACTTCTCTGGGGTTGAAGAGTTTGCCTCACGGTATCATTCATGCTAGATCAGATTTAGAGTTAAGGCCTCTATGGTCAACAAGCAGTTCAAGGTCAAAG CCAGATGTTTACAGCCATCGTAATCTGCTGGCAATTGCAGTTGGTATCAAGCAGAAGCATAATGTTGATGCCATGGTTAGAAAG TTTCTTCCAGAGAATTTTACAATTACTTTATTCCATTATGATGGCAATGTGGATGGGTGGTGGGATCTGGATTGGAGTAACCAGGCCGTACATATTGTTGCTCAAAACCAAACAAAATG GTGGTTTGCAAAACGATTTCTACATCCAGATATTGTGTCCATATACGATTACATATTTCTTTGGGATGAAGATTTGGGGGTGGAAAATTTTCATCCAGGAAG ATACTTGGACATTATGAGGTCTGAAGAACTGGAGATATCTCAGCCAGCTTTAGATGCAAATTCAACAGAAATACATCATAGACTTACTCTTCGCAAACGAACAAAGAAGTTTCATAG AAGAGTTTATGAAATTAGAGGCAGTATCAAGTGTGTGAATACCAGCCAGGGGCCACCATGCACTGG ATGGGTGGAGGGAATGGCTCCAGTATTTTCGAAGTCTGCTTGGTATTGTACTTGGCATCTTATACAG AATGATCTTGTTCATGGATGGGGACTGGATATGAAACTTGGGTATTGTGCACAG GGGGACCGAACAAAGAAGGTGGGAATCATCGACAGTGAATACATTGTTCATCAGGGAATACAAACTTTGGGTGGGCCTTCTGCAAAAAAG ACTCCGAGAGAGAGTACTCCTGAAGAATCAGCTAAG AGGCATGGCGGGGTAAGTGTTGATGCACGATCTGAG ATAAGGAGGCAATCAACATGGGAGCTTCAGACATTCAAACAGCGTTGGGAAAAAGCTGTGAAGGAGGATAAGTTTTGGGTTGATCCATTTAGAAGAAGCCAAAGACGCCACAACTAA